CAATTTTCCGATCTACATGGCGTGGAATCAGAATTCTGCGTATGCGCTCCAGGGGACAAGGCAAAACTGGTAAAATTGCCCAACATCAGAATTTTCCATACATCGGAACAAATTGTAAACTATGCAAACGGGAACCATTTTGACTATGCGGTTCTCCATTCCCTTTGTCTTTCTCCTAGAATCCTGTCCAAGTTGCAAATGCCTATCTTATGGAGTTCTTGGGGATACGACATTTATTCCGACAAGAAGAATGCCAAGCGCAGACCCGTAGTTCTAGACTTGTTCAAGCCGCTAACAAGAAAAGCTCTCGGACCGCAACAAAGAACTTTTAAAGAAAAAATAAAATACGCTCTTCTAAAAGTCGGGTATAAATCTTCGTGGCAAAAACATCACGATGCCTTCCTGAAAAAAATCTCGTACTTATCCGTCGTGCTGCCCGAAGAATTTGAAATGGTAAAAAAGAATTTCAATCAACTGAAATTCTATCCATTCCGATACGTCGATAAAGACAACGGCGCTCTCAATCACAACATTCTATCGCCCACAAAATCAATCCTTCTAGGGAACAGCCTTGACCCAGCAAACAACCATATTGACATTCTTCAATCACTAGAAAACCTAAAAGTCAATTGCAAGGTCTATATTCCGATCAGCTACCCGGACGTTCCCGGGCCCTATAAAAAAAGGCTAAAGGAATTCGCGAAGCGCCTCCAGCATGTCACGCCGATTTTCTTGGAAGAGTTCATTCCCAGAGAAAAATACTTTGCCATAATCAACGAATGTTCAATCGCATTCTTCGGCCATATCAGGCAACAAGCCGTCGGAAACATCCTTCACATGCTTTGCGAAGGGCGCAAAATTTTCCTATACAAAGATTCCATTGCATATAAGCATTTCTGCAATGCAGGCGCAAAAATCTTCTCTATCGAAAATGATTTAGAGCCAACTATTTTCGACAGCGTTCTTGACGAAGACATCCAGAATAAAAATAGATCTGTTGTTTACAACGAAGAATACTACGAGACCTACATCAAGCAACTTCAGGCTTTTTTTGACAATCTTGCGAATTCTGCAAATGAAGGTGGCTAGATGTCATATTCCATCATCATCCCCCACTACAATCTTCCGGCCTTATTGGAACGCTGCCTAAAAAGCATTCCTAGACGCGATGACATTCAGGTCGTAGTCGTCGATGATATGAGCAGCGAAGAAAACCGCCGAAAGCTCATGGAAATGCAGGGTACATTCCCGAACGTGCAATTTGTGTTTTGCGAAAAAAATGGCGGAGGGGGAGCAGCACGCAACCGAGGCCTCGACGAAGCCAAAGGTGACTATATCCTATTCTCCGATGCCGACGATTATTTTTGCAAAGGTTTCGAGTTTCTTCTGGACAAGTACAGTGCCCAAGAAAACGACATTGTCTATTTCAACGCAAACTTTGTCAACACCGACACCGGAGAACCTGCAAAGATTCCAAACCATGTAGCCGAAATCATCAACATATACAAAAAAGCTCCAGAAAAGGGCGAAAAACTTTTACGCTACTATTTTGGAGAGCCTTGGTGCAAGATGGTTCGACGCTCAATCATCCAAGAAAATAAAATCCGCTTCGAAGAAACCAAGGTTCACAACGACACGCAATACTCCTACCTTGTCGGTTTCCATGCAAAAAAATTGGCCGTTTGCGACCACCCCATTTACAATTACACCATCCGCGAAGGAAGCGTTTCAAGGATCGTTTCCGACGACAGGCTCCTGACACGCGTAAGCGTTTTTGCACGAAAGAACCGTTTTTTACAAGACAACCATGTGGATTTCATCGACAAAATGATGCTTTGGCCGTTCAAATATTGCCAAAAAAATCACAAAAACGATGTTTACAAGCGCTGTGTCGCAGAAGCCCAAAAATATGGTTTTGACGAGAAGTTCATAAAAAAGCAACTGCAACGGCATAGAATCAAGAGTTTTTTATTTAGAGTTCAGAGAAAAATTTGCAAAATACTGGGCGTTAAAATTCCACAAAAGAATCTTGCATATTCCTGAACAGCCAAACCGGCCTAGCACATCAAACATTATTTTAAAAAATTATATTTGTGCTATGGAACATTTTGATTATCTCATCGTGGGGTCCGGACTTTTTGGGGCTACATTCGCCCATCAGGCAACAAAGGCCGGAAAACGCTGTCTCGTCATCGACAAGCGAGACCACCTTGGCGGTAACGTCTATTGCGAGAGCGTCGAGGGCATCAACGTCCACAAATACGGGGCACACATATTCCACACATCCAACAAGAAAGTCTGGGATTTTGTCAATTCAATCGTAGAATTCAACCGCTACACGAACAGTCCCGTCGCCAACTACAAAGGCAAGCTTTACAACCTGCCTTTCAACATGAACACGTTCTACCAGATGTGGGGCGTAACGACGTCGGCAGAGGCGCAGTCGAAAATCGAGGAGCAAAAGGCTGAAGCGACCGCCGCACTGAATGGCCGCGAGCCTGCGAATCTCGAGGAACAGGCGCTCACTCTCGTCGGGAAGGACATCTTCGAAAAGCTCATCAAGGAATACACCGAAAAGCAATGGGGACGCAGTTGCAAAGACCTTCCAGCATTCATCATCAAGCGGCTGCCTGTACGCTTCGTTTTCGACAACAACTACTTCAACGACAAATACCAAGGCATTCCCGAAGGCGGCTACAACAAGCTCATCGAAGGATTGCTGGATGGTATCGAAACGCGCACAGGCGCGGACTTCTTCGCCGAATACAAAGACCGCTGGCACGAAATTGCCGAAAAGCTCGTGTACACGGGAGCCCTGGACGAATATTTCGGCTATAAACTCGGCAAACTCGACTGGCGCACCGTCAGCTTCAAGACGCGTATCGAAGACACGCCGAACTATCAGGGAAACGCCGTCGTCAATTACACTTCGCACGACCAGCCTTATACACGCATTATCGAGCACAAGCATTTCGAGATGTTCGGCGCCGACGTCTACAACGTCCCCAAAACCGTCGTGTCGGAAGAATACTCCACCGAATACAAGGAAGGCATGGAGCCCTACTACCCGGTGAACGACGAACGCAACAACGCGCTTGCCGAAAAATACCGCAAACTCGCCGCACAGGAAAAAGATGTCATGTTCGGGGGCCGCCTCGCACAGTACAAGTATTACGACATGGCACCTGTAATCGAGCAGGTGTTGGACATCGATAATTTCTAGTTTTTTCCGTATGCTCGACGAATCCAAAATAAAAATTCTCGTTTGCTGTCACAAGCCGTGTCCCGTCCCGAATCAAGACTGGTTTTTGCCCATCCAGGTCGGAGCGGCGCTGTCCAAACAGGATCTCGGCTTTCAAAAGGACAATCTCGCCAACGGGGAGCCCTGCGAGAACATCAGCGACAAGAACCCCAACTACTGCGAACTGACCGCCTTGTTCTGGGCATGGAAGAACATTCGTAAAATCTACCCGGAAATTCAGTATATAGGCCTAAACCATTACCGTCGCTACTTTGCATTCGACGAACACCGCTCCACTGGCAGCGGCATCGCCAAGAACATCAGCGAACTCGACAAGTACAATCTCGACAAAGAAAAGATTGAACAATGGCTTTCCCAGGGGAAAATCATCATTCCCCCAAAGGCATACCTCAAGACTTCGGTGGCCTCTGCTTATGAACACGCCCACATCAGCGTGGATCTCCGGCACCTCCACGATGTAATAAAAGAACTGTCCCCGAAATTTCTGGACGATTTTAACAACTTTTTCATTTGCAACAATTTCTTTTACGATTGCAACATGTTCATCATGCCTATCGACGAATTTGAGAAATATTGCGAATGGCTGTTCAAGATTCTCTTCGAAGTCGAAAAAAGAACGAACATTGAAAAATACGATTCCTACCAGAAGCGCATTTTCGGGTTCATGTCCGAACGTTTGTTCACGTTGTGGGTTCTGCACAACCACTACAAGACCGTAAGCCTAAATTACTTCGTCTATACGGAGAATCCCGCCGCACAAAAAAAGGGCATCGCCGACCTGCTCCACTACTACAGAATCAAAATCAAACGCGAACTGGGATTCTTCATATCCAAGCCCCGCAACAAGCAGGCCCAGGAAAAATACTGGATTGTTCCCTAAAGGCAAATTATGATAGAAATTGTACTCTGTACCGACGACAATTATGTCATGCCCACAGCGGTGCTGATGACATCTATTGCTGCATCCAACCCAGATGAGCAAGTTCACTACAATATCATTTCAGCGGGACTCAGCCAGAAATCAAAAGACGCCCTTTCAAGGCATCTCGTAAATCCTTCTTTCGGCATATCCTTCTACACCATCGATGAATCCTACCTGAAGGATTGCCCTATTCGCCGAGGCGAGCACGTTTCCATCGCCACATATTTCCGCTTGCTGCTCCCGACAATTCTGCCCAAGGAAATAGACAAAGTTCTCTACATGGACGGCGACATTATCTGCCTGGACTCCATCAAGGAACTATGGGAAACGCCTCTGGAAAATTTCTCTGCGGCAGCAGCACCGGACATGCGCTGCAACGACATACGAGTTTTAAACAGGCTTTCTTTCAATCGCGCGGACGATTATTTCAACGCCGGAGTCATGCTCATCAATCTTGACTGGTGGCGCAAAAACGACATACAGAACAAGTCCATCAAGTTCATTTCCGAAAATCGGGATATATGCCAATTCCACGACCAGGACGCCCTAAACGTCGTTTTGCACGGAACCATTCAGACATTGTCCATCCGGTTCAATCTCCAGGAACATTTCTTCGAGCCCTTCGGAAACCAGTTCATAGACAAGGTCTACCTCAAGGACATGGAAGATGCCAAGGTAAACGCGGCCCTAATTCACTACACGGGATTCAAGAAACCCTGGCATAGAGAATGCGTCAACCCCTTAAAATCCATCTGGCGTCATTTCTACAACAAGACCGAATGGAAAAACAAAAAGCTGGCTTACCGCTACACCGGATTCCGCCATATCAAATACGAAGTTCGCACCCTTTTCGATAAATTGGGATTAATAAAATCAAGAAACCTTTATAAAGGGCTTGACATTTCCCATATCGAGCAGGAATTATTCAAGAAAATACATGGCTAAGTTCCTTACAGTTCTTGCGGTCCTGCTAATTTGCCTTCAAGTTCCTTCCCTCGGAAGCGAACTCAGCTACGCCTCTTGGAACATTCGCTGGGAAAGTCAAGAAGACATAGACGGAGGCAACGGGTGGGACAAGCGAAGGGACCCCATCGCCAATATCATCAAGTTTCACGATTTTGACATCATCGGTTTTCAAGAGGGCAGCCCTCCTCGCCTTAGGGACTTGATGGAGCTCCTCCCGGATTATGAATTCATTGTTTCCGACACCATGGAATTCAACCCCATCGCCATACGGAAAGGAATGTTCACCGTCGCAGATCACGGAAGGTTCTACCTCTCCAAAACGCCCGAAAAGAAAAGCAAAAGCTGGGATTCCAAACACGCCCGCTACTGCACCTGGGCAAAGCTCAAGTTCGGCCAGGACTCGTTATACATATTCAATGTACATTTCGACTATCATGGTAAAGACGCCCAGGCAGAAAGCGCAAAGCTGATGAACCGTAAAATTTTCACCATGGCAAACAAATCCCCGTTCATCTTTGCCGGCGACCTGAATTTCATTCCAGGTTCCAAATCTTACCAGAATTTAGACACGCGCATTATGAACGACGCAAAAAAAATTGCCGAAGTTTCAATCGCCCCCAACGGTAGCTACAATTACTTTGACCCATCAAAATTCAGCGAATGGCAATTCGATCATATCTTTGTCGCCCCCGGTACAAAAGTGAAACGTTTTGGCATTCTCAACGAGACCTATTACGACGGAGAAAAATTCCGCTACCCCTCCGATCACTCGCCCCTGATGATTCGCTTTTTCATTGGTGGCAACGATTAACGATTTCGACATTTAGTATATTTGAGAAATGAGCTATATTGTCATGCTATTCTTCTTCGGGCTTTTGGCCTACATGTTCCTGACGGACGCCCAAGGAAGATTTCTAGCATTGCTTATGGGAACTGTACTTTTCCCGACTACAGCTCTCTTTATCAAGAACCCCTCTATTTCTCCGCAACATATTTTTCTATACGCGTTTTTTTTCATTGAATTTTTCAAGGATCGCGAAAATTTCAACAAAAGCCTTTTTGGGAACCTGCTGCTCATTCCAATCGGCATTAGCATTATCAGCTACGTGTTCACGGCCATCTACAACTCCGGTATCGCCTCCAAGGACATGTATTACGGCATTCGCGATGTTATCGACGGTTTCGGCTATATTTACGCGGCAATCATTTGCGGACGTAAAACAGACGTTTTTCAACTCGCTCAAAAACTGATTCCCTTCGTTATCGTCATCTGCATTTTTGGAATTGCAGAAATTCTTCTGGGCGACAACTACCCCTACAAATTAATCCATTCGGCATTTCCCTACTACGAAGGAGACTTTAATTTAAATTCCACCGTAAGTTTCATAGAGCATTGGCGATTCAGAACCTGCTTTACGACAAAGCACCCCACCGCTTTCGGAACTTTGCTCATGACCTTGTTCCTGTTCTACGTTCCCTATTTCAAAAGGAAATGTTCAGAGCATAAGAAAATCGTGCTAGTACTAGCCCTACTCGCATTGAACTTATATCTTTGCGGTTCAAGAACAGCAATGATTTGCGTAGCCCTTGGTGTAGGCCTTTACATTTACTTCAAACTTAAGCCTTTCCTGAAAATTCTAGTTGCGGGTTTTGTCCTTTTTGCCTCCTCCGCCATTCTCGCCGTATTCCTGCAGAATTTCCAGACCAATATAGAACACGGTGGATCTTCGCTCGACTTCAGAGAAAGGCAGCTTCTTTTCTCTATCGCAGCCATCTACAACTCCCCAATTTTTGGCAACGGGAACAAGTACACATCCCATGTCATTTTTGCTGAAGACGCACGAGCATCCGACAGTAGCGGCAGAGACTTGGGCGGGCTGGAATCTATCATTTTTTCGCTGCTCATCGATAGAGGTTTCTTCGGGTTGTTCACCCATTACTTGCTCCTATTATGGATGTTCATCCTGCTGTTCCGCTACAGGAATCGGCTGAAGGGGATCAACGGCGGTTACGCCTTAATGGCAGGCGGAATTTTGTTCCTGACGCTTTCCGGCACCATCGGAAACAGTTCTTCATTCCTGTTCCTGTTTACAGGCCTTCAGCTAGGCTACATCGCCCAATACAAGCAGATTGCCTACGAAAACAATACTGAAGTCAGCGACGAAGATGAAGTCGATGAAGAAACCGAATCCGTCGGCGAAGAACTTAGCGACGAATCTTAGTTCGCAATTCGTACATTAAAGCGGTCGCAAAAAACAGACCGCGGCCAACCAACTTGCCATAGGTCCTTTCGTTGCCGCAGAGTTTCAACTTGGCGGCATTCTTTACCGCCGAGCAATACGGCTCCGTCGCAAAAATTTTCTTGAAAGCCTTGAATCTGCCAAAGAACGAACCTTGGGCATCCTTGCTGAAGAAACTGCGCAAAGCCATTTTTTTTGTCAAGAAAAGAACACGGGCCATAAAAGCATCGCGCAAAGCCACATCGTTTCCATTAGCCTGGATAAAAGCTTCGATTTCGCGAACAATATTGGCGCAGTCTGTTACCAGCCGCTGTTCATTGATGTGGCAAAGCGAATTGTTCAAAACACGGTAATGATAAACGGGCTCCTGCTTGTAAGCAACCGTTTTGGCATGCTCAAAAACCTGCAGGGCCACCAAGCCGTCTTCGTACAGTTTCAACGCGCCCGAAAAGCGGATTCCGTTATCGACAAGCAGCGTGCGGCGAATCAGTTTGGACCACAACGCCGAAAACATGTAGCTACAACTTGGCGAAGGGAACGGCGAATAGCCCTTATACAAGACCATTCGCTGTATATCTCGAATTACATCCGCGGAATCCGTCGAAAATTCATTTGCAAAAAAACGATGCACGCTTTCGCAACCGTTTTCTTTCCACAGCCAGTGATCAGCAATGGCCACATCTACAGCACCGTCCGAAGTCGCCTCAGACAGCGCGCGCAGCGCGTCCGCACTCAGCCAGTCGTCTGAATCTACGAACAGGACATATTCGCCGCGTGCAGCATCCAGCCCGTCGTTTCGGGCTGCAGACACGCCACCGTTTACCTTGTGAATTACCTTAAAGCGCTCATCGCGGGCGGCATACCCGTCAAGAATCGCCGGCGATTCGTCCGAGCTTCCGTCATCGACAGCGACAACTTCCCAGTCCGAAAATGTTTGCGCGACAATGCTATCCAGGCATTCGCACAAATACTTCGCGGAATTATAAACCGGAATGACAATGCTGACTTTAGGCGTCATCGTTCACCGTCTGCAAAGCGTGATGATTGCGGTCATCAGCCTTAGGCGGCGTCATGTAGTCGCCGTAAAGCTGCGTACAGACAAAGTCATAATCTACGGGGCCACAAATTTCGGTATCTTCAAACGGATACATCTTGCCCTTGCCATAATATTTTTTATGGAACATCTCGCGGAACTTGTAGGCGCCCATGGCATTCACCAGATAGTCCGACTTTTCGTACGGAGTCGACGTCAGCGCGCGTTCCATGCGGGCAAGGCATTTCTTGGTATCAAATAGTTTCTGGATAGGCGTATGGAGCCCAATCCACACCAAAACACGTTCGTGCAGCGGACGCCCTTTCTTGTTCACATCGACCAAGCGGTCAAAACAAGAAAAACGGTACATGGCGCGCAGCAACAAAACTTCATAGACTTTCAGCTTGCGAAGCAGGCCATTGTTCGGCATGGCATCCAGCGGGAACAAGTCAATCCAGGCAAAAGTCTCTTCGGCCTTCAACTTGTCATGGCGCACGACCTTGAAAGTCGTGTCTTCAATATGACCAAAGTAACGGATGCAATCTTCGGAATTTTTATACGAGCGGAACTTGATGTTGCTCGATTCCGGCAAGCCTTCCAAAATCTTGCAAAGGCGTTCGTAATCGGGACGCGGAATACCGACATCGATATCGTCGTCCCAAGGAATAAAGCCCTTGTGGCGGATTGCACCAAGCAATGTACCGCCCAAGGCAAAGTATTCAATATTGTTTTCTTTGCAAACCTTCTGAAAGAACTTCAAGAGTTCCAGTTCTTTCAGCTGCAACTGTCTAAGCGATTCGGCCATGAGCTAGCTCGATCTGAGGCTCTTCAAAATAGGCATTATGCACGTTCTTGTCGCAATCTTCAGGTTCCTTCATGTAGTCGCCATACATTTGCGTCAAGACCTTGTCATAATCTTCAGGGCCCATCAACTGCATGTTCTCAAAGGTGTAAAGCTTGCCGTTGCCGTAATAGGACTTCGGGAACATTTCCTTGAACTTGTACTGACCCATAAAGTTCACGATCCAGTTCGAATCCTTCACTTTATACTTGCGGAGCAACTTGTCGAGTTTAACCAGCCACTTCTTGTAGTCGCGGTGGCCGCCCAAGTGTACGTTCTTGACAATCGCAATGATAATGCGTTCAGACAGAGGTCTGTTCGGGCGTTTCAGGTTCACCTTGTCAAAACAGGCGACATGGTAGCAGAAGCGCACCCACAGGAGCCTAAGCATGTGAATATGGCGCAGGAGCCAGTTATTCGGCATGCCGTCCAGCGGGAAAATATCAACCCAGAGATTTTCCTTTCTCGACACCAGACTCCCTTCGCGGCTCAGCACATAGCGGGTATCCACGATTCGGGAGAAATAGTAATGGTGATCGGACTCGTCGCGGTAAGAACGCAACTCCAGGTGTTCCGGCAGATTTTTAGACACCGTTTCCAGGAACCGTTCGTAATCTTCGCGAACGATACCGATATCGATATCGTCGTCCCAAGGAATAAAGCCCTTGTGGCGTACAGCGCCCAACAAGGAACCCCCTAAAAGATAATAGGGTGTAGAACTCTTTTCCAGGAACGGTTTAATTTCCTTGAAAATATTCAAAATAGACAGTTGTGCCATCGAAAGAGGCACAGGCTGTTTTGTTTTTGAATCAAGCCCCATGGCTACTCCGCTTTCCCCTTACCAATGCTAGACACTTCGAAACCGATCTTCTTGAGTGCTTCTGCATCCAGGATATTGCGACCGTCAAACACGAAGGCAGGTTTGGCCATGCCCTTGTAAATGCGGTTCCAATCGAGTTCAGCAAAGCACTTCCATTCCGTGCAGACCACCACAGCGTGAGCGCCTTCGGCAGCCTTGTACGGATCCTCCTCGAACTGAACCTGGTCAAGCACGTCCTTCAAATCGCGCTTGGCATCAGGAATAGCCTTCGGATCGGTAACGACCGGCAGTGCATGTTCGGCGAGCAAGTCGCGCACAACAAGATTTGCAGGGCTTTCGCGAGTGTCACCGGTATTAGCCTTGAAGGCGAAACCGAACACGGCAATCTTCTTGCTTGCAATCGTGTTGAACATGGTCTCGAGCATGCGGTCCACCACGCGGTGGGTCTGCCATTCATTGATTTTCACCACCGATTCCCAGTAGGCGGCCACTTCGGGGAGTCCATAGTAGCCACACAGGTACACGAGGTTCAAAATATCTTTCTTGAAGCAAGAACCGCCAAAGCCGATAGAGGCCTTCAGGAACTTGGGACCGATACGGCGGTCCTTGCCCATCACGTAGGCAACTTCATCCACGTCGGCACCCGTCTTTTCGCAGAGGGCG
The Fibrobacter sp. UWB5 DNA segment above includes these coding regions:
- a CDS encoding phosphorylcholine transferase LicD, with amino-acid sequence MAESLRQLQLKELELLKFFQKVCKENNIEYFALGGTLLGAIRHKGFIPWDDDIDVGIPRPDYERLCKILEGLPESSNIKFRSYKNSEDCIRYFGHIEDTTFKVVRHDKLKAEETFAWIDLFPLDAMPNNGLLRKLKVYEVLLLRAMYRFSCFDRLVDVNKKGRPLHERVLVWIGLHTPIQKLFDTKKCLARMERALTSTPYEKSDYLVNAMGAYKFREMFHKKYYGKGKMYPFEDTEICGPVDYDFVCTQLYGDYMTPPKADDRNHHALQTVNDDA
- a CDS encoding phosphorylcholine transferase LicD, which gives rise to MGLDSKTKQPVPLSMAQLSILNIFKEIKPFLEKSSTPYYLLGGSLLGAVRHKGFIPWDDDIDIGIVREDYERFLETVSKNLPEHLELRSYRDESDHHYYFSRIVDTRYVLSREGSLVSRKENLWVDIFPLDGMPNNWLLRHIHMLRLLWVRFCYHVACFDKVNLKRPNRPLSERIIIAIVKNVHLGGHRDYKKWLVKLDKLLRKYKVKDSNWIVNFMGQYKFKEMFPKSYYGNGKLYTFENMQLMGPEDYDKVLTQMYGDYMKEPEDCDKNVHNAYFEEPQIELAHGRIA
- a CDS encoding DUF4422 domain-containing protein; protein product: MLDESKIKILVCCHKPCPVPNQDWFLPIQVGAALSKQDLGFQKDNLANGEPCENISDKNPNYCELTALFWAWKNIRKIYPEIQYIGLNHYRRYFAFDEHRSTGSGIAKNISELDKYNLDKEKIEQWLSQGKIIIPPKAYLKTSVASAYEHAHISVDLRHLHDVIKELSPKFLDDFNNFFICNNFFYDCNMFIMPIDEFEKYCEWLFKILFEVEKRTNIEKYDSYQKRIFGFMSERLFTLWVLHNHYKTVSLNYFVYTENPAAQKKGIADLLHYYRIKIKRELGFFISKPRNKQAQEKYWIVP
- the glf gene encoding UDP-galactopyranose mutase; this translates as MEHFDYLIVGSGLFGATFAHQATKAGKRCLVIDKRDHLGGNVYCESVEGINVHKYGAHIFHTSNKKVWDFVNSIVEFNRYTNSPVANYKGKLYNLPFNMNTFYQMWGVTTSAEAQSKIEEQKAEATAALNGREPANLEEQALTLVGKDIFEKLIKEYTEKQWGRSCKDLPAFIIKRLPVRFVFDNNYFNDKYQGIPEGGYNKLIEGLLDGIETRTGADFFAEYKDRWHEIAEKLVYTGALDEYFGYKLGKLDWRTVSFKTRIEDTPNYQGNAVVNYTSHDQPYTRIIEHKHFEMFGADVYNVPKTVVSEEYSTEYKEGMEPYYPVNDERNNALAEKYRKLAAQEKDVMFGGRLAQYKYYDMAPVIEQVLDIDNF
- a CDS encoding glycosyltransferase, whose amino-acid sequence is MTPKVSIVIPVYNSAKYLCECLDSIVAQTFSDWEVVAVDDGSSDESPAILDGYAARDERFKVIHKVNGGVSAARNDGLDAARGEYVLFVDSDDWLSADALRALSEATSDGAVDVAIADHWLWKENGCESVHRFFANEFSTDSADVIRDIQRMVLYKGYSPFPSPSCSYMFSALWSKLIRRTLLVDNGIRFSGALKLYEDGLVALQVFEHAKTVAYKQEPVYHYRVLNNSLCHINEQRLVTDCANIVREIEAFIQANGNDVALRDAFMARVLFLTKKMALRSFFSKDAQGSFFGRFKAFKKIFATEPYCSAVKNAAKLKLCGNERTYGKLVGRGLFFATALMYELRTKIRR
- a CDS encoding glycosyltransferase, which encodes MSYSIIIPHYNLPALLERCLKSIPRRDDIQVVVVDDMSSEENRRKLMEMQGTFPNVQFVFCEKNGGGGAARNRGLDEAKGDYILFSDADDYFCKGFEFLLDKYSAQENDIVYFNANFVNTDTGEPAKIPNHVAEIINIYKKAPEKGEKLLRYYFGEPWCKMVRRSIIQENKIRFEETKVHNDTQYSYLVGFHAKKLAVCDHPIYNYTIREGSVSRIVSDDRLLTRVSVFARKNRFLQDNHVDFIDKMMLWPFKYCQKNHKNDVYKRCVAEAQKYGFDEKFIKKQLQRHRIKSFLFRVQRKICKILGVKIPQKNLAYS
- a CDS encoding TDP-N-acetylfucosamine:lipid II N-acetylfucosaminyltransferase; protein product: MPILWSSWGYDIYSDKKNAKRRPVVLDLFKPLTRKALGPQQRTFKEKIKYALLKVGYKSSWQKHHDAFLKKISYLSVVLPEEFEMVKKNFNQLKFYPFRYVDKDNGALNHNILSPTKSILLGNSLDPANNHIDILQSLENLKVNCKVYIPISYPDVPGPYKKRLKEFAKRLQHVTPIFLEEFIPREKYFAIINECSIAFFGHIRQQAVGNILHMLCEGRKIFLYKDSIAYKHFCNAGAKIFSIENDLEPTIFDSVLDEDIQNKNRSVVYNEEYYETYIKQLQAFFDNLANSANEGG
- a CDS encoding endonuclease/exonuclease/phosphatase family protein, with translation MAKFLTVLAVLLICLQVPSLGSELSYASWNIRWESQEDIDGGNGWDKRRDPIANIIKFHDFDIIGFQEGSPPRLRDLMELLPDYEFIVSDTMEFNPIAIRKGMFTVADHGRFYLSKTPEKKSKSWDSKHARYCTWAKLKFGQDSLYIFNVHFDYHGKDAQAESAKLMNRKIFTMANKSPFIFAGDLNFIPGSKSYQNLDTRIMNDAKKIAEVSIAPNGSYNYFDPSKFSEWQFDHIFVAPGTKVKRFGILNETYYDGEKFRYPSDHSPLMIRFFIGGND
- a CDS encoding glycosyltransferase family 8 protein — translated: MIEIVLCTDDNYVMPTAVLMTSIAASNPDEQVHYNIISAGLSQKSKDALSRHLVNPSFGISFYTIDESYLKDCPIRRGEHVSIATYFRLLLPTILPKEIDKVLYMDGDIICLDSIKELWETPLENFSAAAAPDMRCNDIRVLNRLSFNRADDYFNAGVMLINLDWWRKNDIQNKSIKFISENRDICQFHDQDALNVVLHGTIQTLSIRFNLQEHFFEPFGNQFIDKVYLKDMEDAKVNAALIHYTGFKKPWHRECVNPLKSIWRHFYNKTEWKNKKLAYRYTGFRHIKYEVRTLFDKLGLIKSRNLYKGLDISHIEQELFKKIHG
- a CDS encoding O-antigen ligase family protein — its product is MSYIVMLFFFGLLAYMFLTDAQGRFLALLMGTVLFPTTALFIKNPSISPQHIFLYAFFFIEFFKDRENFNKSLFGNLLLIPIGISIISYVFTAIYNSGIASKDMYYGIRDVIDGFGYIYAAIICGRKTDVFQLAQKLIPFVIVICIFGIAEILLGDNYPYKLIHSAFPYYEGDFNLNSTVSFIEHWRFRTCFTTKHPTAFGTLLMTLFLFYVPYFKRKCSEHKKIVLVLALLALNLYLCGSRTAMICVALGVGLYIYFKLKPFLKILVAGFVLFASSAILAVFLQNFQTNIEHGGSSLDFRERQLLFSIAAIYNSPIFGNGNKYTSHVIFAEDARASDSSGRDLGGLESIIFSLLIDRGFFGLFTHYLLLLWMFILLFRYRNRLKGINGGYALMAGGILFLTLSGTIGNSSSFLFLFTGLQLGYIAQYKQIAYENNTEVSDEDEVDEETESVGEELSDES